The following nucleotide sequence is from Terriglobia bacterium.
AACGGTCCGGCATTTGTGCACGGTCACGTGACCCGTCCGTATTCGCACTCGCTTTCGGATGACGAGAAGCTTTATCGCCCGGAGATGGAGCGATTGCAGGAATCGGAGCGCGATCCCATCCGGCGGTTCAAGACGTTCCTGCTTAGCGAGGGCATTCTCGACGAAGCTGGCATTGAGCAAATCGAAAAGGGCGTGGATGCCGAGTTGCAGGATGCTACCGACGATGCTCTGAAAGCGGCGTTCCCGGCATTGGATAGCTATAGCCATAACATCTACTCGCCAGACCTTGATCCTACTTCGAACGCTTTCGATACGCGTCCTCACTGGGAATTTGAGGATGAGGGCGGCCACAAAGCTGGCGTGCAGAAGACGATGGCGGACCTGATCAACTCCACACTGCGCGACGAGATGAAGCGCGATCCCCGCATCGTGATGTTCGGCGAGGACGTGGCCGACTGCTCGCGCGAAGAATATCTCTCTGCCAAGCAGGTGAAAGGGAAGGGCGGCGTCTTTAAACTCACGTCCGGGCTGCAGTGCGATTTCGGCAGCGACAGAGTATTCAATTCGCCACTCGCAGAAGCAAATATCGTCGGGCGGGCAGTGGGCATGGCGACTCGCGGACTCAAACCCGTCGTTGAGATCCAGTTCTTCGACTATATCTGGCCTGCCATGCAGCAGCTTCGCAACGAGTTGCCGCTCATTCGCTGGCGCTCCAGTGGTGCGTTCAGCTCTCCTGCTGTGGTGCGTGTCGCGATTGGCGGATACCTGACCGGCGGTTCTATCTATCACTCCCAGTCGGGTGAGGTGTTTTTCACGCACACGCCGGGGATGCGAGTCGTCTTTCCATCGAATGCCCTCGATGCAGCGGGACTGCTCCGGACCTCGATTCGGTGCGACGATCCCGTGATGTTCCTTGAACACAAGCGCCTCTATCGCGAAGCGTACGGGCGCTCGCCTTATCCGGGACCGGACTACATGGTCCCCTTCGGCAAAGCGAAAGTCGTCAAGGAGGGTAAAGACCTGACGGTGATTACCTACGGCGCAACTGTCCCGCGATCGCTACAAGCGGCGCAGAAGATCGAGCGAGATCACAACGTCAGCGTCGAAATTATCGACCTGCGCACGCTCAGCCCCTACGACTGGGAAGCAATCGCGACTTCAGTGAAGAAGACCAGTCGGGCACTCGTCGTCCATGAAGACATGCTGAGCTGGGGCTATGGTGCGGAGATTGCCGCACGAATCGCCGATGAACTCTTCTTCGATCTCGACGCGCCTGTGCGGCGGGTCGCGGCGAAAGATACGTTCGTTGCTTACCAGCCATTGCTCGAAGACGTCATCCTGCCTCAACCGGACGATATTCTCAGGGCAATGCTGGAGTTGAGCAAGGTCTAGAAAATAAAATACGGGTGCCAGGTTCCGGATACCAGGTACCTGGAACCCAATCCGTAGGGTCAAATCTCGCGTTCTGCACACTCTCACACCAATTCACAGCACTGAATTCATCCTCTCCAGCGTAAGATAATTAGTCATCTTCTCGGGCCATCATGACCGAACGCCGGAACCTGCAGTTCGTTCTCGACGCCGCGCAGTCGGGCGCCTGCGTGATCAGTCCCAACACGCGAGCGGCGCGTAATCTCAAGCGCACTTTTGCGGACCGACAGCGCGCCAACAACCACGCGGCATGGCGAAGCCCGGAGGTTCTACCCTGGTCGGCTTGGCTCAAGCGACTTTGGCAGGAGCAGCTCCTCCACTCTTCCGGACATTTCAGTGCGCTGCTTGATGAGCGCCAGGAACGGTATCTGTGGGAGCGAATCATTGCCGCCGACCAACCGAATCTTGATCCCGGATCGCTCGCCCTGGAATGCAGTCGAGCCTGGCGAACCGTTCATGCTTACCGCATTCCGCGGGAGAAGGGCGCATTCCGCCGGAAGCCCGACACGGCGGCTTTCTTCCGCTGGTCCAGCTCATATGCATCTGTGTGCGAGAGGAATGGATGGCTCGACGAAGCGCGGTTACCCGATCAGTTGCACGCGATGGCGGTTACGGCTATCGAAGGTCGGGAGATCATCTTCTGGGGGTTCGATTTCTTTACCCCGCAGCAGCAAGCTCTTGTATCGGTGCTCGAAGCAGCGTGTGTGGTACGCACGATTGGCGAGCCGGATAGCGAATCTGCAGCGGCATCACGAATTGCTTCGGAAGACAGCCACGCGGAATTGCGAGCCGCTGCGCTGTGGGCGCGTGAGATTCTGGAAGAAGAGCCGAAGGCTACCGTCGGCGTTGTTGTCCATAATCTCGACGATCTGCGCGGAGCCGCAGAGCGAATCTTTCTGGAGGTCCTGCATCCCGGAGCCTTGACAGTTTCGGGAACCGCAGCGCCTCGTGCCTTTGAGATCTCCCTGGGAGTGCCGATATCAAAGGCACCGATCATTGCCACTGCGCTCGCAGTTTTGGAACTCGCGAGCAGGTCCCAATCGAGTGAATTCGTCGGCCGGCTATTGCGGTCGCCATTTCTGGGTGATCCCGATGAAATGAGTGCACGGGCGGTTCTGGACACCGAGATTCGCTCGCGAGGCCTCAGCGAACTGTCTCTCGACAGTCTGAGAGATGCTGCGGATCGCCGGACGGCGTGCCGGGGATTTGCGATTGATTTGCGGAACTTCCAAACTGCGGTAGCGCGGTTGGCAGGACCGCGTTCGCCGAGCGCCTGGAGCCGCGAAATTCTGCCGTTGCTGAGCAAGGCAGGTTGGCCGGGTTCACGAGGCGTGAATAGCAGGGAATACCAGGCGCAGCGCGCGTTTGTTCAGCTGCTCAGCGAATTTGCGCGCCTCGATCTTGTCGCCGAGCCGATGGAGTTTGCGGCGATGGTTCGCCGATTGGTGCGAGCCGCCGAGGAGAAGATCTTCCAACCGGAGAATCTCGGCGCACCAGTTCAGCTCGTAGGTCTACTGGAGGCATCGGGTTCGCGGTTTGACTATCTCTGGGTCATGGGATTGCATGCGGCGGCGTGGCCTCCGGAGGCGCATCCGTCTCCCTTTATTCCGATCGATCTCCAGCGATTGCACAACGTGAAGGGAGCTTTTCCGGCTGAGCGGCTGGACTACGCGCGCGAGACCATGAAGCGGCTGCTGCATTCTGCCGGAAATGTAATTGTCAGTTGGCCGATGCGAGAACAGGATGTCGAGCTGACAATGAGCCCGCTCATAGCGGAATTTCCTGAGATCGCGCGAGCGGCAACTCCCGTTACATTATTGAGCTTCGGACACAAGCTCTTTGCTTCGGCGGCTGGCGATAATTCGCTCGACGATCGTGGGCCGATCGTGACCGAACCGATCAGCTCCGGTGGTACCAAGGCATTTAAACTTCAGGCTGCATGCCCATTCCGCGCTTTTGCGGAGCTTCGCCTGGACGCCAGCGAACTCACGGTTCCGGAGCCCGGTGTTGACCGCAAGCTCCGGGGGCATCTGCTGCATAAATCACTTGAGATCATTTGGAGTGAACTCCAGTCACAAGCGGAGTTACAAGTACAAAATAAAGTAAAACTTGAAGAGCTTGTAACCAATAGCATTGAGCGCGCGGTGAAACAGAGTGACCATGCGATGCCGGCCCAGTGGGAGCAACAGGTCGTGGCGATCGAGCGCGACCGGCTAAAGAATCTGATTCTCCGGTTGCTCGAATTGGAGAGCGGGCGGCCAACGCCGTTCCGTGTGATTGAACTGGAGAAGAAGAGAGAAGTGACACACGGCGGCATAACAGTGGACGTGAAGGTGGATCGGATCGACGAACTCGAGGGCGGCGGATTGGTACTGCTTGACTACAAGAGCGGCAAGCCGACCCTCAGCCAGTGGGATGGCGACCGGCCTGAGGACCCGCAGGTGCCCGTCTATGCGACGGAACTAGGTTCGCGACTCGCAGCGGCGGGATTTGTGCAAATTAACTCGGAAGAAATTACGTTCAAGGGATATGCCAAGCATTCCGGAGTTCTGCCTGGATCGGTGGAAAACTTCGAGTCGATGTCGGGGAAGAAACGGCCGGCGCCGTCTTTCGAGGAAATGCTGCAGAACTGGCGCGACACGCTGGACAAACTGGGCAGCCAATTCCGTGCAGGTCATGCGGCAGTCGATCCCAAGAACAGGAAGAAAACCTGCAATGAATGTCATCTGGGGATGCTCTGCCGCGTGAATGAAGTTCGCCCCGGACAAGAAGAGGACGAGTATGCAGGATAATCTCAGCCTCTTCGCCGTTCCCGAGATTGATAGAGACGCGTTCGAGCGCGAACGGGCGCTCGACACCGGTACATCGTTCATTGTGCAGGCGCCCGCGGGCTCCGGCAAAACCGAACTGCTGGTACAGCGGTTCCTGGCGTTACTTGCGATCGTTAAAGAGCCGGAAAACATCGTCGCAATTACGTTCACCCGCAAAGCTGCAGGCGAGATGCGCGCCCGGGTGACAAAAGCACTACGCGAAGCTGTTGACACGGTGCCGCCGGAGGAGGAACACAAGCGCCAGCGCTGGAAACTCGCACATCGCGTGTTAGCGCGCGACGAGAAGCGTGGCTGGAAGCTGCTGGAGAGCCCAGGGCGGTTGCGCATCGTCACCATCGATTCGCTTTGCCACAGCATCACCAGAATGATGCCACTGACGTCGAAATTGGGCGCGATGCGAAACGTCACCGATAAGCCAGGTGACCTTTATGCGGCGGCAGCGCACCGAACCATCCAGCTCCTGGGAACTTCGAACCCGATTGCGCTGGACGTGCGGCGAGCGCTCGAGCACCTCGACAACAACGTAGCCGAACTCGAGAAGCAGTTGTCGGATATGCTCGGCCCGCGCGACCAGTGGTTGCGGCACGTCGATCTCGGCAACGCCGCACAATTGCGCGCCAAAATGGAAGCAACGCTGCGGCGAATCGTCTGCGACCGGCTTGAAGCGGTGCAGAGAATGATTCCCGACGATTTGCGCCGGGAACTGGTGAGGCTGAGCCAGATCGCCGCGACGAACAAGAAACTCGATGATCCTCAGCACGTCATTGTCTCCTGCGAACACCTGGACGGATTTCCGGACTGTACCCCAGAAGCGCTGGACAGTTGGAGAGGATTGGTCGAGTTTGTGCTGACCAAGACAAAAAATCACTGGCGAGGACGACCGGACAAAACGATTGGATTGCCAAGACATGAGAAAGAAGAGAAGGAGAACTATGAAGCTTTAATGTCAGCACTGAGCCAGATCCCAGGTCTTGAAGAGTCTTTAGCATCCATTCGTGGACTTCCGCCGGCACGCTACTCCGAGTCACAGTGGGCGGCGCTGGAATGTTTCGCGCGGCTGCTGCCGCGTGCCGCGGAACAACTGAAAGAAGCGTTCGTCGAGCAGCAGACCTGTGATTACGCTGCGATCTCAGAAGCCGCATTGCAGGCGCTGAAAAGCTATGGAGCGCCCACTGACCTCGCGATGGCTCTGGGAGAGGGAATCGAGCACCTCCTGGTGGATGAGTTCCAGGATACGTCCGTCAGCCAGGTAAAACTTTTGGAAGCGCTCACAGCGGGTTGGAAGCACGGCGACGGGCGGACTCTGTTTCTTGTCGGAGACCCGATGCAGTCGATCTACCGCTTCCGTGAGGCCGAAGTCGCATCGTTCATTCGCGTTTCGGAGACGAAGTCGTTCGGCGCGATCAGCCTGGAACTGCTGCAACTGGAAAAGAACTTCCGCTCGCGACAGGTCATTGTCGATTGGGTCAACCGTGTCTTTCCCACGGTTTTTCCGAAAGAGGAGGATCTCGGGACCGGCGCGGTGAAATTCTCTGCGTGCCGTGCGGCAGCGCGGAATAAAGAGGGTGAGGCAAAGGTTCAACTGCATACGCAGTTCGGAACCAACGACGAGACGAGACAGAAAGAGGCTGAGCAGGTCGTACAGGTTGTGCGCGACTTACGCGCGCGGCATGAAAAAACCGCGGTGCTCGTGCGCTCGCGAACGCACCTGTACAACATCGTCTCCTCGTTGCGTGAAGCGGCAGGATCGGAACCGGCTCTTCGCTTCCAGGCAGTGGAGATCGATGCTCTTGCAGAGCAAGTAGTGATCTCTGACTTGCGAGCGCTCACACACGCGTTACTGCACCTCGGAAATCGAGTTGCGTGGTTGGCGATTTTGCGAGCGCCCTGGTGTGGCCTCTCGCTTCGCGACCTTCACGCGCTGGTCGAAGGACAGAAATACGCGACGGTGCTGGAGTTGATTCGAGAGCGCCGGGAGCGGTTAAGCGAAGATGGGCAGGCACGACTTGGACGTGTGCTGCCAGTCATGGATGCGGCATTGGCACAACGCGGAAGATTGCCCTTGCGCCAGTGGGTGGAGTCGACTTGGCTCAGCCTGAACGGTCCGGCATGCCTGCGCGAGAGCCGCGAAATGGAAGACGCGGCCGCGTTCTTCGATTTACTGGATGAACTCGACTTTGGAAGCGACGTTGAAAGCCTCTCTGCTTTCGATAATGCTGTCGCGAAGCTCTTCTCCCAGCCCGACCCGGACGCCACCGATGCCATCCAGGTAATGACTATCCACAAGGCGAAAGGTCTTGAGTTCGACGCCGTGCTGCTGCCCGGTCTCGGACGTCACACCCGGGGGAACGACCACAACTTGCTACTGTGGAGCGAGCGGGAAGTTGAAGGCGTCCCTGAACTGCTGATGGCCGCGACGAAGGCGAAGGGCGCAGAGGATGATCCGATATACGGCTTTCTGAAATGCACGGAATGCGAATGCGAAGATAACGAGTTGCGGCGCCTGCTTTATGTGGCGACCACGCGTGCGAAGCATGAACTGCACTTGTTCGCGAGCCTCGCTTGTGATGCGCAAGACTATTTGGCGGGTAATAAGCAACCACAGCGGCGGAGCATGTTGGGCCTGCTCTGGCCGGCCATCGAATGCAGTTTCCGGGAGCAAGCCAACGTGCGGGCGGCGAACCTGCAGGCTGAAGAACCGCTGCGGATTGCGGCTGCGGCAGAAGTCGAGGCACCCCCTATGCTGCGACGCTTGCCGCTCGCATGGCCTCTGCCGGAGATACCGGATGGTGTTCAGTGGCAGCCGGGACGCGAGCCGGAGGCAATAGATCCCGATGACAATGTGACTTACGACTGGGCGGGAGAGCGCGCACGGCGCGTCGGCGTCGTAGTTCATGCAATGCTTCAGCGGATAGGGGAAGAGGGCCTGGCGAAATGGAACGAAGAGCGCGTCAGAAACCTGCGCCCGATGCTTGGATCAGCATTGGGAAATGAGGGCGTTGCGCCGTCAGACCTGCCCGACGCAGTCGGCCGTGCGGAAAAAGCGCTGCTGGCGGCGATCAGCGAAGAGCGAGGTCGATGGATTTTGCAACCTCGTGCGGGTGCTCAGAACGAATTCGCGCTGACGGGTTTCTTTGGGAGCAATCTAAACAGCTTCGTCATCGACCGGACGTTCGTTGCTGATGGCGTGCGCTGGATCGTCGATTACAAGACAGGCCTGCGCGAAGGCGGCGACCGCGAAGCGTTCCTCGATAATGAAGTGGAGCGCTATCGCGAGAAGATGGAGCGGTACGCGGAGATTTTTCGCCGGTTCGACTCGACCGTACCTGTCCGTCTGGCCTTGTATTATCCACTCATGAGTGGGTGGCGCGAGTGGGAGCCGCGATCGTCAGGGCAGCCGGCGAGTTCGGCTCAAGTGGGGAAATCCTGAAGATTAAAGGACCCACGCCGGCTGGCTGCGGCAGACGTGGGTCACAGATTCAACACCCGACGTTCTATCTTGCTGCTGCGGTGCTTGCGGCTCCTTCGAGCGTGTAAACCAGCTCAACGCCGCGGGCGGCCATTTCGCTCAGGAACTGTTTCGCCGGAACATCGCGTTCCTGCAGTACGGCGCCTCGCTTGGTGATTTCACCGTTTACCATCATTTGCAGGACAACGCTCGCGGGCCACGCGGTCGTGCGCATCATTGAGGTCAGCTTCGTCGCGGGATCGTACTTGTCGATCATCGTGAAGGCTGCTACGTGGCCGTCGCGGTGGGCCTCGACACGCATGACAGTCACATCTGGTTTATCGCCGCTGAACTTCTCAACCATCAGGTCGGACATCACAGCGCGTGGTGCAATCTCCATTTTCCCGATCTTGCGTTTCTTGCTGGAGAAAAGCCCGAGGTCATAGAGCGATCGGATCATCTGCACATGGCCGGGATAGCGCAAAGTCTTCTCGAAGCACTCGCCGATGTTCTTCCCGTAAGTTTCGGGCATCGTCGAGGTTCCGCCCGAGGTGTGGAAGGCCTCGAGTTCGGGAAAATCCGGAATCTTGAACAACTCGATTTCGGTCAGAGGCTCGACCATTACCAGTTTGCCGTTACGCAGAATGCGCGCCGGTTCGCAGTATTCGTTGATCAGCCCCTCGACGGAGAAGACGAGTTGGTAGTTGAACGGTGGCTTGGGGTCCTGCGGAAGGCCGCCGACATAGATTTTGAGCGCATCGGCTTTGCCGCCGATCCGCCGCATGAGTTCGCCGCCAAGAATGGACGCCATGCCGGGCGAAAGGCCGCAGTCGGGGGCAATCCCAACACCTTTCTTCGCAGCCTTCTTGTCGAGTGCGAGTTCCTTGCGAACAACAACGTTGTTTCCACCGAGGTCGGCAAAATGAGACTTGGCATCGATCGCTGCTTCTGCGAGCCCAAGATTGTAGAAGTAGGGAACTGCGGACAAGGTTCCGTCGTGTCCCCGCATTTTCTTTACCGCGTCGCGGCGGCTGGAGGCATCGATGCCCGTGGCTTCGACTTTCTTGCCGGGAACCATCTTGTTGATACGCTTGGCAGCCTCGTTCGAGCGCCGCGTGTCGGCGTCAGCGAGCGTGACACTCTCAACGCGAGCGCAGCGAGCCATGTCATAGGCCGCCGACGAACCCATCATTCCTGCACCAATCACCAGAAGCTTCATTGCGATCTTCTCCCTGTGACTGCAAACTCTTCAGAATACCCGATCCTGTAGCGAACCAGGAAACGTTTTGAGCGGCACCTTACCCGTGCGCCAGGTCGTCAGCGGATTCCAAGGGCGTCCCGCAGACACGACAGATGACGGCACAACAATCGCCGCAGGTGAGGGGGTCATCCACCTCACGCGCACAGACGGGACAGTACAGAGGCGTCGAGGCTGACTGCGGCGTCGTGGGCTGGTTTTCGAGCATGGATAAACGGTAGCATAGATACAAGCAGAAGTTTGTGATGGACCACCTTCTAAAAACCGTCGACAAACAGGCAAGTGGTGAGTAACTGAGAATTGAGAACTGTCTTTATGAAACCTGACGCGGACGAAATACTACGGCGGGAGTTTAACGCTTGGGCGGCTGCGGGCCGTGGCGAGGAGATGGAGCAGCACCACATCAGCATTGCCGAGCAGACGATTCGCCGGATGAATTTGAAGCCCGGCGAAAGGGTGCTCGATCTTGGCTGCGGCGTTGGTTGGGCAACACGGATCCTGGCGCGGCTTGTTGGCGACGGGCCGGATAGTGGCGGGCAGGTGGTCGGGCTCGATGTCGCCGACGAAATGATCTCGCGTGCGCGCGCTGCCTCGAAGGATTTCGAAAACGTGATGTTCATCTGGGGCTCCGCGCAGAAGATTCCCTGGCAGGAAAATTACTTCAACAAGGTTCTCTCCATTGAGTCGTTCTACTACTACGCCGACCAGGATCTCGCGCTGGCGGAACTGTTCCGCGTGATGGCTCCCAAAGCTCATCTCTACATCCTGATAAACCTTTATCGCGATAATCACTATTCGCTGCGATGGGCGGACGAGCTGAAGGTTCCGGTGCAGATCCGTTCCGAGCAGGAATATGTCGACTTGCTGCGCAAACACACATTCGAGAACGCCGAGGCACATCGAATTCCAGACGAAACGCCAACGCCGGAGACTTATTCGGGAAAGTGGTTCAAGAACGCCGCCGAGCTACGCGACTTCAAAAGAATCGGGGCCTTACTTTTGACCGCACAGAAGCCGGATGTGAATTCACCCCCGCGCGCCATGGAGCTTATGTAGTGCCCGAACCTCGCAGACAATGACGAGGGGTCCCGCCCCCGCCCAAAGAGGTGGCGGGAGATCGTAGATTCTTGCAACTTGTGCCTTGAACCTTGTACCTTGTCTCCAAATGCAGAAGCCGCCGGTTCGGGCAGAAGCCGGCGGCCTCCCGACCTCTTGCGAGGTCCTGTCTTCGGCGTCACACGGGCGTGTGGCGCCGAACGTGTCTTCCGGAAAACCGGAAGACCGGACGTCATCCTCAGTAATAGCGACCCTTGTCCTCGGGCAGAAGGTTGGTCACTTTGCCGAGAGGTTTGCCGTCCGGAGCTCTCTGTATCTCGATCCCGCCGTTCACGGTCGAGAGTTTCATGCGTGTTTCGCCCTTGCCGAGCCGCGCGCGCAACTCGCTGCCAGGTGCGAAATGTCCATGATTCACGGGGATATTGAAGTCGTTCGAGATGTTGCCGTGTACGGTGCTGGCATTAATTTCCGCCGAAGCGTCGGAAGGGATTTTGAGCGCGACCTGGCCGTTTACGGTGCCAAGTTCAACCGAGCGTGCCGGAGCTCTCATATCGGCGAGCACTCGGCCGTTGACCGACTGCAAATTCATATCACCGGCGACTTCTCGTGCTTCGACCTCACCGTTGACGGACGAAGCGCGGATCCCGCCTTGCACGCCCTGGATACTGACGCGGCCGTTTACCAATTCGATTTTGTCGAGCCTGCCGCGCCTGGGCACATGCAGGGTATAGTCGACTGTTGCCGCGTGGTAATTGTGCCGGTCCTCGGGATAGTGCGTCCGAACGTCAATCGCGGATGAACCCGCTGTCACCTCGATCTTCGCCTCGTCTACCAGTTCCTTTGTGTCTCCGGTCTTCATGGCATCAATCTGGACTTCGTTCTTATCCCAGGCTACGACCGTTACCGCGCCGTTCAGGTTCTTAACACTAATACGTCCGTCAGGGCTGATGGGATAGGTCTTGTGGAATTCTTCGGTGACGCCAGCGTGCGCCGGAAGACTTGCGAGCGCGACCGCCAGGGTGACGCCTAAGAGGACTCCCCATAAAGTAGCTTTGCGACTGGTCGGCATAACCCTCTCTCCTCCGTTGCCGTGTTAGACGAAGCAGTAGCTGAATGGTTAGTGATACGGAAATGGCGCCATAAAGGTTCCGGTGAGGCGGTTCGGGGTAGGCTCGGTTAGGGCGGAACTCTCGACCGGATCGAAGCGGGTTGCCTGAACTGGCACAAATCCTCGCGAGTTCCCGGAAAAGCCTGTCAGACGAGACCTTCCAGCAAACTATCGTATAATTGCTACCCACTTCGCAGAGACACTCCTGATTCGGACCATTGTTTATCAGAGGTTTGCGGATTGCGATGTTGGCAATATCTTTGCAACAGAAGACTTGGGTGCGGCGCAAAATTATAAAGGTCGACGATCGCACCCGGATCAAAGCTGCTGCGGTTTCCTACTTTTGAACCTCATTCTGGGGATGTGGAATGCCGTATCGTTATGGTTATGAGGCAAGTTCTCATGAGGAGAGTACGTCCTCTCCCGTATCGCTGTCGCGCCGTGAGAAGCGCGCCGAGCGACTGCACAAGCAGATTGCTGCGGCGCAGATAGCGCACGAACTCGCGCACGAGATCAACAACCCGCTCGAAGCCCTCATAAATCTGCTCTATCTATTGAAAACCTCGGCTGAAACCCCGG
It contains:
- a CDS encoding PD-(D/E)XK nuclease family protein, with product MTERRNLQFVLDAAQSGACVISPNTRAARNLKRTFADRQRANNHAAWRSPEVLPWSAWLKRLWQEQLLHSSGHFSALLDERQERYLWERIIAADQPNLDPGSLALECSRAWRTVHAYRIPREKGAFRRKPDTAAFFRWSSSYASVCERNGWLDEARLPDQLHAMAVTAIEGREIIFWGFDFFTPQQQALVSVLEAACVVRTIGEPDSESAAASRIASEDSHAELRAAALWAREILEEEPKATVGVVVHNLDDLRGAAERIFLEVLHPGALTVSGTAAPRAFEISLGVPISKAPIIATALAVLELASRSQSSEFVGRLLRSPFLGDPDEMSARAVLDTEIRSRGLSELSLDSLRDAADRRTACRGFAIDLRNFQTAVARLAGPRSPSAWSREILPLLSKAGWPGSRGVNSREYQAQRAFVQLLSEFARLDLVAEPMEFAAMVRRLVRAAEEKIFQPENLGAPVQLVGLLEASGSRFDYLWVMGLHAAAWPPEAHPSPFIPIDLQRLHNVKGAFPAERLDYARETMKRLLHSAGNVIVSWPMREQDVELTMSPLIAEFPEIARAATPVTLLSFGHKLFASAAGDNSLDDRGPIVTEPISSGGTKAFKLQAACPFRAFAELRLDASELTVPEPGVDRKLRGHLLHKSLEIIWSELQSQAELQVQNKVKLEELVTNSIERAVKQSDHAMPAQWEQQVVAIERDRLKNLILRLLELESGRPTPFRVIELEKKREVTHGGITVDVKVDRIDELEGGGLVLLDYKSGKPTLSQWDGDRPEDPQVPVYATELGSRLAAAGFVQINSEEITFKGYAKHSGVLPGSVENFESMSGKKRPAPSFEEMLQNWRDTLDKLGSQFRAGHAAVDPKNRKKTCNECHLGMLCRVNEVRPGQEEDEYAG
- a CDS encoding methyltransferase domain-containing protein; translation: MKPDADEILRREFNAWAAAGRGEEMEQHHISIAEQTIRRMNLKPGERVLDLGCGVGWATRILARLVGDGPDSGGQVVGLDVADEMISRARAASKDFENVMFIWGSAQKIPWQENYFNKVLSIESFYYYADQDLALAELFRVMAPKAHLYILINLYRDNHYSLRWADELKVPVQIRSEQEYVDLLRKHTFENAEAHRIPDETPTPETYSGKWFKNAAELRDFKRIGALLLTAQKPDVNSPPRAMELM
- a CDS encoding dehydrogenase E1 component subunit alpha/beta, encoding MAPKTATRNGATATAEKTYEGLSRQQLIDIYRLMFLSRRIDDREILLKRQQKIFFQISGAGHEAMLVAAGLQLRSGYDWFYPYYRDRALCLALGMTPLEMLLGAVGAADDPNSGGRQMPSHWGHKKLNIVTQSSPTGTQMLQAVGCAEAGRFFAKHPEAAEKAEGDYRAFKDVEFHGDEVVYASCGDGTTSEGEFWESLNTAANKKLPILVVVEDNEYAISVPVEVNTAGGNISRLVTGFPNFHFEECDGTDPIASYAAFKRAIDHIRAGNGPAFVHGHVTRPYSHSLSDDEKLYRPEMERLQESERDPIRRFKTFLLSEGILDEAGIEQIEKGVDAELQDATDDALKAAFPALDSYSHNIYSPDLDPTSNAFDTRPHWEFEDEGGHKAGVQKTMADLINSTLRDEMKRDPRIVMFGEDVADCSREEYLSAKQVKGKGGVFKLTSGLQCDFGSDRVFNSPLAEANIVGRAVGMATRGLKPVVEIQFFDYIWPAMQQLRNELPLIRWRSSGAFSSPAVVRVAIGGYLTGGSIYHSQSGEVFFTHTPGMRVVFPSNALDAAGLLRTSIRCDDPVMFLEHKRLYREAYGRSPYPGPDYMVPFGKAKVVKEGKDLTVITYGATVPRSLQAAQKIERDHNVSVEIIDLRTLSPYDWEAIATSVKKTSRALVVHEDMLSWGYGAEIAARIADELFFDLDAPVRRVAAKDTFVAYQPLLEDVILPQPDDILRAMLELSKV
- a CDS encoding saccharopine dehydrogenase C-terminal domain-containing protein, translating into MKLLVIGAGMMGSSAAYDMARCARVESVTLADADTRRSNEAAKRINKMVPGKKVEATGIDASSRRDAVKKMRGHDGTLSAVPYFYNLGLAEAAIDAKSHFADLGGNNVVVRKELALDKKAAKKGVGIAPDCGLSPGMASILGGELMRRIGGKADALKIYVGGLPQDPKPPFNYQLVFSVEGLINEYCEPARILRNGKLVMVEPLTEIELFKIPDFPELEAFHTSGGTSTMPETYGKNIGECFEKTLRYPGHVQMIRSLYDLGLFSSKKRKIGKMEIAPRAVMSDLMVEKFSGDKPDVTVMRVEAHRDGHVAAFTMIDKYDPATKLTSMMRTTAWPASVVLQMMVNGEITKRGAVLQERDVPAKQFLSEMAARGVELVYTLEGAASTAAAR
- a CDS encoding UvrD-helicase domain-containing protein — protein: MQDNLSLFAVPEIDRDAFERERALDTGTSFIVQAPAGSGKTELLVQRFLALLAIVKEPENIVAITFTRKAAGEMRARVTKALREAVDTVPPEEEHKRQRWKLAHRVLARDEKRGWKLLESPGRLRIVTIDSLCHSITRMMPLTSKLGAMRNVTDKPGDLYAAAAHRTIQLLGTSNPIALDVRRALEHLDNNVAELEKQLSDMLGPRDQWLRHVDLGNAAQLRAKMEATLRRIVCDRLEAVQRMIPDDLRRELVRLSQIAATNKKLDDPQHVIVSCEHLDGFPDCTPEALDSWRGLVEFVLTKTKNHWRGRPDKTIGLPRHEKEEKENYEALMSALSQIPGLEESLASIRGLPPARYSESQWAALECFARLLPRAAEQLKEAFVEQQTCDYAAISEAALQALKSYGAPTDLAMALGEGIEHLLVDEFQDTSVSQVKLLEALTAGWKHGDGRTLFLVGDPMQSIYRFREAEVASFIRVSETKSFGAISLELLQLEKNFRSRQVIVDWVNRVFPTVFPKEEDLGTGAVKFSACRAAARNKEGEAKVQLHTQFGTNDETRQKEAEQVVQVVRDLRARHEKTAVLVRSRTHLYNIVSSLREAAGSEPALRFQAVEIDALAEQVVISDLRALTHALLHLGNRVAWLAILRAPWCGLSLRDLHALVEGQKYATVLELIRERRERLSEDGQARLGRVLPVMDAALAQRGRLPLRQWVESTWLSLNGPACLRESREMEDAAAFFDLLDELDFGSDVESLSAFDNAVAKLFSQPDPDATDAIQVMTIHKAKGLEFDAVLLPGLGRHTRGNDHNLLLWSEREVEGVPELLMAATKAKGAEDDPIYGFLKCTECECEDNELRRLLYVATTRAKHELHLFASLACDAQDYLAGNKQPQRRSMLGLLWPAIECSFREQANVRAANLQAEEPLRIAAAAEVEAPPMLRRLPLAWPLPEIPDGVQWQPGREPEAIDPDDNVTYDWAGERARRVGVVVHAMLQRIGEEGLAKWNEERVRNLRPMLGSALGNEGVAPSDLPDAVGRAEKALLAAISEERGRWILQPRAGAQNEFALTGFFGSNLNSFVIDRTFVADGVRWIVDYKTGLREGGDREAFLDNEVERYREKMERYAEIFRRFDSTVPVRLALYYPLMSGWREWEPRSSGQPASSAQVGKS
- a CDS encoding DUF4097 family beta strand repeat-containing protein; this encodes MPTSRKATLWGVLLGVTLAVALASLPAHAGVTEEFHKTYPISPDGRISVKNLNGAVTVVAWDKNEVQIDAMKTGDTKELVDEAKIEVTAGSSAIDVRTHYPEDRHNYHAATVDYTLHVPRRGRLDKIELVNGRVSIQGVQGGIRASSVNGEVEAREVAGDMNLQSVNGRVLADMRAPARSVELGTVNGQVALKIPSDASAEINASTVHGNISNDFNIPVNHGHFAPGSELRARLGKGETRMKLSTVNGGIEIQRAPDGKPLGKVTNLLPEDKGRYY